A genomic stretch from Setaria italica strain Yugu1 chromosome VII, Setaria_italica_v2.0, whole genome shotgun sequence includes:
- the LOC105914826 gene encoding pentatricopeptide repeat-containing protein At2g13600-like, translated as MSRLSAPLPSPSPAWDATSLAGALKAVAARRSAPHVGPLHTVLVKLGLSASAILATSLAHLALRCGLPRYARDLFDEMPHPDVVSWTSLITGHTHQGLHRESLALLRRMVGSGVEPNGYSLSGGLLASASVGQDALALGKEIHARVIKMSLHGPVDPVVENGVLDMYSRCGSIEYACRVFRVMQVRNIVAWNSMMAAFLGSGQAEEALRLFFSMVSSSVGVDGFSFSIVVDACGELALLKQGMQVHARVVGGGFEADVVVRNSLLDMYAKCGCVDSAELVFKVASSRDAVLWTTMISAYGKFGRVQDAVSLFDRMAQLGIKQDGIAYLAVLSACSHGGLVREGCHYFNLMSDGQSSVKMHPEHYGCMADLLCRRGYLEEALEFIENMPFESSIAAWSALLNSSRIHGNAKLSQLAASRLIKLDPENHSNWVALSSVHASENDWHETWTIRESMSRECVKKEPGCSWVELYNGVHVFLMTDQSHPELFEILRSLDSLKEDI; from the coding sequence ATGTCGCGTTTGAGCGCGCCTCTGCCGAGCCCGAGCCCCGCATGGGACgccacctccctcgccggcgcgctcaAGGCCGTGGCGGCCCGACGCTCGGCGCCTCACGTCGGTCCCCTCCACACGGTGCTCGTCAAGCTCGGCCTGTCGGCCTCCGCCATCCTCGCCACCTCCCTGGCGCACCTCGCGCTGCGGTGCGGGCTCCCGCGGTACGCGCGGGacctgttcgacgaaatgccccACCCGGACGTCGTCTCCTGGACGTCCCTCATCACCGGCCACACGCACCAGGGACTGCACCGCGAGTCCCTCGCGCTGCTCCGGCGCATGGTGGGCTCTGGTGTCGAGCCCAACGGGTACTCTTTGTCCGGAGGATTGCTTGCTTCTGCCAGTGTCGGCCAGGATGCACTTGCTCTCGGGAAGGAAATCCATGCCAGGGTTATCAAGATGAGCTTGCATGGTCCAGTCGACCCGGTTGTGGAGAATGGGGTTCTTGATATGTATTCGAGGTGTGGGAGCATTGAGTATGCTTGTAGAGTGTTCAGGGTGATGCAGGTGAGGAACATAGTTGCCTGGAACTCGATGATGGCAGCTTTTCTTGGGAGTGGACAGGCAGAGGAGGCGCTGAGGTTGTTTTTTTCCATGGTTTCTTCCAGCGTTGGTGTGGATGGCTTCTCGTTTTCCATTGTTGTTGATGCATGTGGGGAGCTGGCATTGTTGAAGCAGGGGATGCAAGTGCACGCACGGGTTGTTGGTGGCGGATTTGAGGCAGATGTCGTTGTGAGGAACTCTTTACTGGATATGTATGCCAAGTGTGGGTGTGTCGATTCAGCAGAGCTTGTCTTCAAGGTGGCATCGTCACGGGATGCTGTTCTTTGGACTACAATGATCTCAGCTTATGGCAAATTTGGTCGGGTACAGGATGCAGTCAGCTTGTTTGATAGGATGGCACAATTGGGCATAAAGCAGGATGGCATAGCATATCTTGCAGTTTTGTCAGCTTGTAGCCATGGTGGACTTGTCAGAGAGGGTTGTCACTACTTCAATTTGATGTCTGATGGTCAAAGCTCAGTTAAGATGCATCCTGAGCACTACGGATGCATGGCAGATCTTCTATGCAGGAGAGGTTACCTAGAAGAAGCTCTTGAATTCATTGAGAATATGCCATTTGAGTCTAGCATTGCTGCTTGGAGTGCATTACTTAACTCATCTCGAATACATGGGAACGCCAAGTTGAGTCAACTTGCAGCATCCCGTTTGATCAAGCTTGATCCTGAGAACCACAGCAACTGGGTTGCTCTATCAAGTGTGCATGCATCTGAGAACGATTGGCATGAGACCTGGACTATCAGGGAGAGCATGAGCAGGGAGTGTGTCAAGAAAGAGCCTGGGTGTAGCTGGGTTGAATTGTACAATGGCGTTCATGTTTTTCTAATGACCGACCAATCTCATCCTGAATTGTTTGAAATATTGCGGAGTCTTGATTCTTTAAAGGAAGATATATGA